One Aphelocoma coerulescens isolate FSJ_1873_10779 chromosome 4A, UR_Acoe_1.0, whole genome shotgun sequence DNA window includes the following coding sequences:
- the ARHGAP36 gene encoding rho GTPase-activating protein 36, with protein MQPVALQSLSELERASLQELALFWLQERLLVGHLSLDRDGSKGIKSIRQKLESFSKERKDCSPHTFGVPLPQVIANDRACRQLQEAVGKSRRLCLEVEATVTRFRAQRQRRLGTGTSCIRAPDGGFPEEPLSPALLDKSSWSQRRGAMSVDSITDLSDNTSELLEALQLSHPHELDPRRSRGKKKPLSLNPISWQVPRIVDRCCTHLEMHGLHTVGIFRVGSSKKRVQQLREEFDQGLDVFLDEHQSVHDVAALLKEFLRDMPDPLIPRELYGAFLSTATMEGPAQLDTLQLLLFLLPPCHSDTLLRLLRFLGEVARHAESSRDPEGREIPGNKMTASNLATVFGPNILQKEKPGEKDAGALNFEDSAAIILVLQRLIEHHHSLFMVSPEMQCDVLRRLFQTDPDVIEYLLRRKFPDVPSPEREDPGEDPALSALPGWTRSMERGSVSSELYSNVSFLNLDVGI; from the exons ATGCAGCCCGTGGCCCTGCAGAGCCTGTCCGAGCTGGAGAGGGCCAGCCTGCAGGAGCTGGCGCTGTtctggctgcaggagaggctgcTCGTGGGGCACCTCAGTCTGGACAGAG ATGGCTCCAAAGGCATTAAATCCATCCGGCAGAAGCTGGAGAGCTtctcaaaggagaggaaag ACTGCTCTCCCCACACCTTCGGGGTCCCACTCCCCCAGGTCATCGCCAACGACCGCGCCTGCCGGCAGCTGCAGGAGGCCGTGGGGAAGAGCCGCCGGCTCTGCCTGGAGGTGGAGGCCACGGTGACGAGATTCCGGGCTCAGAGGCAGCGGAGATTGGGAACGGGCACCAGCTGCATCCGGGCACCCGACGGGGGCTTCCCAGAGGAGCCTCTGTCCCCAGCGCTTCTGGACAAGAGCTCCTGGAGCCAGCGGAGG GGGGCCATGTCCGTGGATTCCATCACAGACCTGAGTGACAACACGTCCgagctgctggaggcactgcaGCTCTCACACCCGCACGAGCTGGACCCTCGCAGGAGCCGGGGCAAGAAGAAGCCGCTGAGCCTGAACCCCATCAGCTGGCAGGTGCCACGGATCGTGGAcaggtgctgcactcaccttgaGATGCACG GGCTCCACACAGTCGGCATCTTCCGCGTTGGGAGCTCCAAGAAAAGAGTCCAGCAG CTGAGGGAAGAGTTTGACCAAGGGCTGGATGTTTTCTTGGATGAGCATCAAAGTGTTCATGATGTGGCTGCTCTGCTCAAAGAGTTTCTGCGGGATATGCCAGATCCCCTGATCCCCAGGGAGCTCTACGGCGCCTTCCTCAGCACAGCCA CCATGGAGGGGCCGGCACAGCTGGACacgctgcagctgctgctgttcctgctgcccCCGTGCCACAGTGACACCCTGCTCCGGCTCCTGCGCTTCCTGGGCGAGGTGGCCCGGCATGCTGAGAGCTCCCGGGACCCCGAGGGCCGCGAG ATCCCTGGGAATAAAATGACAGCTTCCAACCTGGCTACAGTCTTTGGTCCCAACATCCTGCAGAAGGAGAAGCCTGGAGAGAAAGATGCTGGTGCCCTGAACTTTGAGGACAGTGCTGCCATAATCCTGGTGCTCCAGAGGCTCATCGAGCACCACCACTCCCTGTTCATG GTCTCTCCAGAAATGCAGTGTGACGTCCTGAGGAGGCTGTTCCAGACAGACCCCGATGTCATCGAGTACCTGCTGCGCAGGAAGTTCCCCGACGTGCC GAGCCCAGAGCGTGAGGATCCTGGGGAGGACCCCGCTCTGTCCGCACTGCCCGGCTGGACACGCAGCATGGAGCGAGGCtcggtctcctcggagctgtaCAGCAACGTCTCCTTCCTAAACCTGGATGTCGGCATCTAG
- the LOC138110628 gene encoding regulator of cell cycle RGCC-like, with the protein MAEELSELLREFDEVMEDFDRGPASQYQQHLEELKRKTGQSVYDSGIDELESASTSPGSSLNSSEEHLNTPADTFPTKAKLGDTQELEEFIADLDKALEEM; encoded by the exons ATGGCTGAGGAGCTCAGTGAGCTGCTGAGGGAGTTTGACGAGGTCATGGAAGACTTTGACCGGGGCCCTGCAAGTCAGtaccagcagcacctggaggaGCTGAAGAGGAAAACGGGACAGAGCGTGTACGACAGCGGCATCGATGAGCTGGAGA GTGCCAGCACATCCCCGGGAAGCAGCCTCAACTCCAGTGAGGAGCACCTCAACACCCCAGCTGACACCTTTCCCACCAAAG CAAAGCTTGGAGAcacgcaggagctggaggagttcATCGCAGACCTGGATAAAGCCTTGGAGG AGATGTGA